One Danio aesculapii chromosome 22, fDanAes4.1, whole genome shotgun sequence genomic window carries:
- the LOC130216667 gene encoding NLR family CARD domain-containing protein 3-like, with the protein MKILHKENIQFFVEDFNENKNSIKEAVLELTLYFLRELKQNEAADTLEDELFFIHQLKCGLKNKYQSVFEGIAQHGDSTLLKNIYTDLYITQGGSVQVNTEHEVRQIEVASRHHEAQEIQVECRHLFEASEQDKQIRTVLTKGVAGIGKSVSVQKFVLDWAEGKENQEISFIFPLPFREMNLKEKEKLSLMELITQFFPETKGLNLTRRNRFKVLFILDGLDECRLPLNFAGNETCRDVSSPVSLDVLLTNLIKGNLLPSALIWITSRPAAASKIPPDCIDRLTEIRGFNDEQKEEYFRKRLTDENQAKEIIDHVKKSKSLFIMCHIPVFCWISATVLQNILQEKRNNDVKNNQADDASKTLQESNIEDTPKTLTQMYTHFLRFQIQQSRRKYDGEYTADVSWDKDTIFSLGKLAFHQLLNSNLIFYDTDLEACGIDVYKASVYSGMCTQIFKQETGIILGTMYCFVHLSIQEFIAALYAHLILDLNKISVFDKDSKNRNESMIDLLKTAVDKALESDNGNLDLFLRFLLGLSLQSNRRLLRGLLAQQDHNNWSKWNIFQFLSTTVDKQQDHNDQSKEEIVQYIKQKFEANLSPERSINLFYCLNELNDQTLVKEIQTHLSKGSLSSADLSPAQWSALAFVLLTSEEEMEEFELQKFKKSDECLIRLLAVIKTSKRALLNSCELTDRSCSALASVLRSDSSSLKDLDLSNNNLQDSGVKLLSDGLKDSKLEKLNLSDCSISEEGYKALASALRSNPSHLIELDLRGNDPGQSGVKELTELLQNPHCTLKTLRCFSPAADEVCQFVFGMEGKHLLLLKELNLCDRELGDTRVNQLSALLQDKHCTLNTLILCKCSITEEQCEILTSALKSNPSHLRELELSGNQLGDSGVQNLSDLLMKPQFKLKKLHLSYCRFTEEQCVILTSALKSNPSHLRELNFGLNKLGDSGVKNLSDLLMKLQFKLEKLHLNRCSITEEQCEILTSALKSNPSHLRELSLSDNQIRNTGVNLLCEVLKDSHCKLKTLRLNECGITDVSSLTHCLTNTKALQILKELYLRDNPIGDSKQKLIDVIRESKCKLILE; encoded by the exons ATGAAAATTCTGCATAAAGAAAACATTCAATTCTTTGTAGAGGACTTTAATGAGAACAAAAACAGCATAAAAGAAGCAGTTCTTGAGCTCACACTCTACTTCCTGAGAGAATTGAAGCAAAATGAAGCTGCTGATACTCTAGAAG atGAGCTGTTCTTCATTCACCAGCTAAAATGTGGTCTAAAAAATAAGTATCAGTCTGTGTTTGAAGGAATTGCACAACATGGAGACTCCACACTCCTGAAGAACATCTACACGgatctctatatcactcagggGGGCAGTGTACAGGTCAATACTGAACATGAGGTCAGACAGATTGAAGTTGCTTCCAGACATCATGAAGCTCAAGAGATACAGGTTGAATGCAGACATTTGTTTGAAGCATCTGAACAAGACAAGCAGATCAGAACTGTACTGACAAAAGGAGTCGCTGGCATCGGGaaatcagtctctgtgcaaaagtttgttctggattgggctgaaggaaaagaaaatcaagagatcagcttcatatttcctcttccattcagagagatgaacttaaAGGAGAAAGAGAAACTCAGTTTGATGGAGcttataactcagtttttcccagagacAAAAGGACTGAACCTTACAAGAAGGAATCGATTcaaagtcctgttcatccttgatggattggatgaatgtcgtcTTCCTCTGAACTTTGCTGGTAATGAGACGTGTCGTGATGTTTCATCACCAGTCTCACTGGATGTTCTCCTGACGAACCTcatcaagggaaatctgcttccttctgctctcatctggatcaccagcagaccagcagctgccagtaagattcctcctgactgtatcgaccggctgacagagatacgaggattcaatgatgaacaaaaggaggagtacttcagaaaAAGACTCACAGATGAGAATCAGGCCAAAGAAATCATTGATCATGTTAAAAAATCAAAGAGTCTCTTCATcatgtgccacatcccagtcttctgctggatttcagccactgttctccagaaCATTTTACAGGAGAAGAGAAATAATGATGTGAAAAACAATCAGGCTGATGACGCCTCCAAAACACTGCAGGAATCAAACATTGAAGACActcccaagactctgacacagatgtacacacactttctgcgctttcagatccagcagagcagaagaaagtATGATGGAGAGTACACAGCAGATGTTTCCTGGGATAAAGACACCATCTTTTCACTGGGGAAACTAGCATTTCATCAGCTGCTGAACAGCAACCTGATCTTCTATGACACAGACCTGGAAGCCTGTGGTATTGACGTCTATAAGGCCTCAGTTTACTCAGGCATGTGTACCCAGATCTTTAAGCAGGAAACAGGGATCATTCTTGGCACCATGTACTGCTTTGTTCACTTGAGCATTCAGGAGTTTATTGCAGCCCTTTATGCACATCTGATTCTAGACCTCAACAAGATAAGTGTGTTTGATAAAGACTCTAAAAACAGAAATGAGTCCATGATTGATTTGCTGAAGACTGCAGTGGACAAGGCACTCGAGAGTGACAATGGAAACCTGGACCTTTTCCTTCGCTTTCTTCTCGGTCTCTCTCTCCAGTCCAATCGACGACTCCTAAGAGGTCTGTTAGCACAGCAAGACCACAATAACTGGAGCAAATGGAATATATTTCAGTTCCTCAGTACAACAGTAGATAAGCAGCAAGACCACAATGACCAGAGCAAAGAGGAAATAGTTCAGTATATCAAGCAGAAGTTTGAAGCGAATCTTtctccagagagatccatcaatctgttctactgtctgaatgaactgaacgACCAAACTCTGGTGAAAGAGATTCAGACTCACCTTAGCAAAGGAAGTCTCTCATCGGCTGACCTTTCACCTGCTCAGTGGTCTGCTCTGGCCTTTGTGTTGTTGACATCAGAGGAGGAGAtggaggagtttgagcttcagaaattcAAGAAATCAGACgagtgtctcatcagactatTAGCAGTCATCAAAACCTCCAAAAGAGCTTT GCTGAACAGCTGTGAATTAACAGACAGAAGCTGTTCAGCTCTTGCTTCAGTTCTCAGATCAGACTCCAGCAGTCTGAAGGATCTTGACCTGAGCAATAATaatctgcaggattcaggagtgaagctgctctctgatggactgaaggaCAGTAAACTGGAGAAACTCAA TCTTTCAGACTGCAGTATCAGTGAAGAAGGTTATAAagctctggcttcagctctgagatcaaacccttCACACCTGATAGAGCTGGATCTCAGAGGAAATGATCCTGGACAATCAGGAGTGAAGGAGCTCACTGAGTTACTGCAGAATCCACACTGTACACTGAAGACACTGAG GTGTTTTAGTCCTGCTGCTGATGAAGTCTGTCAGTTTGTGTTTGGAATGGAAGGTAAACACCTGTTACTCCTGAAAGAACTGAATCTGTGTGATCGTGAACTAGGAGACACACGAGTGAATCAACTCTCTGCTCTACTGCAGGATAAACACTGCACACTCAACACACTCAT CCTGTGTAAATGCAGCATTACAGAGGAACAGTGTGAGATCctgacttcagctctgaaatcaaACCCATCACACCTGAGAGAACTGGAGCTGAGTGGGAATCAACTAGGAGACTCTGGAGTGCAAAACCTCAGTGATTTACTGATGAAGCCACAATTCAAGCTGAAGAAACTACA tctgtcttatTGCAGATTTACAGAGGAACAGTGTGTGATCctgacttcagctctgaaatcaaACCCATCACACCTGAGAGAACTGAACTTCGGTCTGAATAAACTAGGAGACTCTGGAGTGAAAAACCTCAGTGATTTACTAATGAAGCTACAATTCAAGCTGGAGAAACTACA TCTGAATAGATGCAGTATTACAGAGGAACAGTGTGAGATCctgacttcagctctgaaatcaaACCCATCACACCTGAGAGAACTGAGCCTCAGTGACAATCAAATAAGAAACACAGGAGTGAATCTCTTATGTGAGGTTCTGAAagattcacactgtaaactgAAGACACTGAG ATTAAATGAATGTGGAATCACAGATGTTTCTTCTTTAACTCACTGTTTGACAAACACAAAAGCTCTGCAGATTCTAAAAGAGCTTTATCTGAGAGACAATCCCATTGGAGACTCAAAGCAGAAGCTCATTGATGTGATACGAGAGTCAAAGTGTAAACTGAT ACTTGAATAG